From the Candidatus Angelobacter sp. genome, the window CCCGCGACCATGATGGTTGCGCCGAATTCACCCAGGGCCCGCGCAAAGGCCAGCAGCATTCCGCCCATGATGCCGCGCGACGCGAGCGGAAGCGTGATCGTGCAGAACACGCGAAAGTTCCCCGCACCGAGAGTGCGAGCGATTTGTTCCAGGCGCGGATTGACTTCCTCGAATGCCACGCGTGTCGAACGCACCAGCAAGGGAAACGACATCACGCCCAGTGCGATCAGCACTCCCCGCCACGTGAACACCACATCGAGATCGAAATGGTCGTGCAGGAAGCCACCGATCAGCCCGCGCCGACCGAGTAACTGCAGCAGGACAAGCCCTGTTGCCACTGGTGGCATGACGAGCGGCAGTGAAATGAGGGTTTCGACGAGGGATTTGCCCGGCCAGTCATGACGCGCGAGCAACCAGGCCGCGCCCAGTCCAAAGGGCACGATGACGATCGTGCTCAACGCCGAGACCCAGGCCGTGAACCAGACGATCTGCCATTCTTCGGCGTTCATGCTTGAGTGCGCTATTCGCGGACGATAAAGCCGGACTTCCTG encodes:
- the modB gene encoding molybdate ABC transporter permease subunit, which translates into the protein MNAEEWQIVWFTAWVSALSTIVIVPFGLGAAWLLARHDWPGKSLVETLISLPLVMPPVATGLVLLQLLGRRGLIGGFLHDHFDLDVVFTWRGVLIALGVMSFPLLVRSTRVAFEEVNPRLEQIARTLGAGNFRVFCTITLPLASRGIMGGMLLAFARALGEFGATIMVAGNIPGRTSTLSLAIFQSVQLGRDADAFRLLGVSVVLAFVAVWTSEWMIRRRKR